A region from the Actinoplanes sp. OR16 genome encodes:
- a CDS encoding helix-turn-helix domain-containing protein: MSKNNALGDFLRARRELVTPAEAGLPGGGLRRVPGLRREEVAMLAGISAEYYLRLEQGRDRTPSAQVVEALARVLKLDAEGAGYLADLARPQPRRTRGRSVEQVPAGIAMLLPTLNVPAFVVNRYRDVLAANTLAISLSPLMQPGTNRLVALFTDPQARTYHPDLDADIGNVVAQLRAEMGADTDDPRLQSLIGELSLKSEQFRKLWARHDIHRGGNDTGVIRHPQVGEMSLRREKLAIIGGDGLQMVVYHAEPGSPAADRLVLLATLAASAEDRDAEHHPQ, translated from the coding sequence ATGAGTAAGAACAACGCCCTCGGTGACTTCCTGCGGGCCCGCCGCGAGCTGGTCACACCCGCCGAGGCAGGACTGCCCGGCGGCGGACTACGGCGGGTGCCGGGACTGCGCCGCGAAGAGGTGGCCATGCTCGCCGGCATCAGCGCCGAGTACTACCTGCGGCTGGAACAGGGCCGCGACCGCACACCGTCGGCGCAGGTCGTGGAAGCGCTCGCGCGGGTGCTGAAACTGGACGCGGAAGGCGCCGGATACCTCGCGGACCTGGCCCGCCCTCAACCACGGCGCACCAGGGGGCGTTCCGTCGAGCAGGTACCCGCGGGGATCGCGATGCTGCTGCCCACGCTGAACGTGCCGGCCTTCGTGGTCAACCGCTACCGCGACGTGCTCGCCGCCAACACGCTGGCGATCTCGCTGTCCCCGCTGATGCAACCAGGTACCAACCGCCTCGTCGCGCTGTTCACCGACCCGCAGGCCCGCACGTACCACCCGGACCTCGACGCCGACATCGGCAACGTCGTGGCGCAGCTGCGTGCCGAGATGGGCGCCGACACCGACGATCCGCGCCTGCAATCCCTGATCGGCGAGCTGTCGCTGAAAAGCGAGCAGTTCCGCAAGCTGTGGGCGCGGCATGACATCCACCGGGGCGGCAACGACACCGGAGTCATCCGGCATCCGCAGGTCGGTGAGATGTCACTGCGGCGGGAGAAGCTCGCCATCATCGGCGGCGACGGCCTGCAGATGGTGGTGTATCACGCGGAGCCCGGCAGCCCCGCCGCCGACCGCCTCGTCCTGCTGGCCACGCTGGCGGCGTCGGCCGAGGACCGCGACGCCGAGCATCACCCGCAGTGA
- a CDS encoding ATP-grasp domain-containing protein, giving the protein MLLLVPADVLRPRRPDEHFADEAQAARYAGIEVAVVDHDALTGGGDPDQAVGRVPAGDDAVYRGWMLRSEQYTAMAGALTARGVTLRTTPRDYQRGHELPGWYDTIREHTPDTVWSDGDGRESFAAAYEEWGSGPAVLRDFTKSMKHYWDEAAYIPADAGTAGAWGIAARMRELRGDDFTGGFVIRRFESFSGAEVRTWWIGGECRLVTAHPDTDADLPPADLDVSAFAPAIRALDLPFVTADLVRHTDGRWRIVEIGDGQVSDRPRSTPAEDLITALIG; this is encoded by the coding sequence ATGCTGCTGCTGGTTCCCGCCGACGTCCTGCGCCCGCGCCGACCCGATGAGCACTTCGCCGACGAGGCGCAAGCAGCGCGGTACGCCGGAATCGAGGTCGCCGTCGTGGACCACGACGCACTGACCGGCGGAGGCGACCCGGACCAGGCCGTCGGCCGGGTGCCCGCCGGCGACGACGCGGTCTACCGCGGATGGATGCTGCGCAGCGAGCAGTACACGGCGATGGCCGGCGCGCTCACCGCACGCGGTGTCACGCTGCGGACCACCCCGCGCGACTATCAGCGCGGTCATGAACTGCCCGGCTGGTACGACACGATCCGTGAGCACACGCCGGACACGGTGTGGAGCGACGGGGACGGCCGGGAATCGTTCGCTGCGGCGTACGAGGAATGGGGATCCGGACCGGCGGTGCTGCGCGACTTCACCAAGTCGATGAAGCACTACTGGGATGAGGCCGCGTACATCCCGGCCGACGCCGGCACCGCGGGCGCCTGGGGGATCGCGGCGCGGATGCGGGAGCTGCGCGGCGACGACTTCACCGGGGGATTCGTGATCCGGCGGTTCGAGTCCTTCAGCGGTGCGGAGGTGCGTACCTGGTGGATCGGGGGTGAATGCCGCCTCGTGACCGCCCACCCGGACACCGACGCCGACCTGCCGCCCGCGGACCTGGACGTCAGCGCGTTCGCCCCGGCGATCCGCGCGCTGGACCTGCCGTTCGTGACCGCCGACCTCGTCCGGCACACCGACGGCCGGTGGCGGATCGTGGAGATCGGCGACGGCCAGGTCAGCGATCGTCCGCGCAGCACCCCGGCCGAAGACCTGATCACGGCACTGATCGGCTGA